The following proteins are co-located in the Schistocerca nitens isolate TAMUIC-IGC-003100 chromosome 2, iqSchNite1.1, whole genome shotgun sequence genome:
- the LOC126236000 gene encoding uncharacterized protein LOC126236000 isoform X2: protein MMGPRFRQGSCRLCLWESNSLWDIFGELAERRNFARKIEACVNIIVSKDDGLSSLICPNCIYKIELFYDFQTSCKRSDDLQKRYNGVEDAGCGDRDAAEDALPGTALHCAVSNSQKDAQGPVETIDIKEEPIDDDDDEAAVEGVDDEQFEDAEVEIEVVAVSQDRTAEGTTATEQQQQQQKEKGRGEEVVSGNGSCLQLTPPRSPSVASEATYSTSESGSSTERNSPEQQQEGEERAEGRCSDLSREGGGSICRYCAKWHPDPQTCQEHERSCPRRSGADDDDHQQQQQQQQEEEEEAAAAVPRRPPPPPGKYSNQCRFCTKWFQKTSVCRVHERECGPLHGYAAPELVSGRGSGKRCRSCSALFLSKAGRSIHEYHCFRRERQIQSGELPPVAPSAAEPQSQSAALRKLPPTPKYCNQCRFCRRYFPRVPLRRLHEAQCGPRFGYRPPPPTTTTTTTTTPQTVPSPSCEGAGAGERQCSYCGKRLKTLAGRNGHEYYCRRRSLPTRHNLTANQCRYCHARYLSRSQRLSHELSCAEASGWLDGPKADAALQAGGRDAVKCRYCGKGHLKWRSLLTHEFHCRRKAPPRGEAGSQVAAEADTQVVAEVGTQEATEAAVEVVEPSAPEVVEAPAPPGDTGSSGDNEKDESVSPSGSTASGDKRQGPLNRCSRCHKWCKTKHGRKLHEAYCSRNFHMTIAGRWYKCSYCSRVFLRRCSCVMHERHCPQATDRTCDSGTVSRAAVSVVPERREQQLGSTACDGAQLRGGSTDEREVIFPGLSQSERKRKNVDSPSCLPSAANAKEMDVCMCRYCDKAFKYRECLRTHEVKCGAIAAYQYSTPPHRSPTFFTCPLCRKAFKFRRKLHNHWKVCRARTSVVAEAAELNGEAKSTRAVPERLEGSGGGGGVKAPFGTKSSPGEDPVEWRGWPSGYSQTVEDSLTDDDSVTGVADSSGLSCKLCHKDFCSRVLLELHTLNECVYQRIRNDHAYAQCESPSVDESTLMRMARVELQRLLLCSCCGRIFGDRQELSDHEMAERQRHGQTSTEARDQSSGDLEATHVQKRIKLAEATRELGLHLEGRGQQESNCRVEQLTANYQAVAATDKLEDADSRRESNKNCLPREVLLDGDCQQLKQVYSEDSDQKLEIKKEEIDFQHLERQHLESANGERGLSNKSVLQILVKNNSDCKQEHLKDDPGKKVPSTNSGLEQESQREIVHPQHQECISDDDKWQLQNKMPNLAHLLQQQ from the exons GCACTTCCGGGTACGGCTCTGCACTGCGCCGTCTCAAATAGCCAAAAGGACGCGCAGGGTCCTGTGGAGACGATAGACATCAAAGAAGAGCCTatagacgacgacgacgatgaggcGGCGGTAGAGGGCGTGGACGACGAGCAATTCGAGGATGCCGAAGTGGAAATAGAGGTGGTGGCCGTGTCACAGGACAGGACGGCAGAGGGCACCACGGCGAcggagcagcagcaacagcagcagaaggAAAAGGGCAGGGGGGAGGAGGTGGTCTCGGGGAACGGCAGCTGCCTGCAGCTGACTCCGCCGCGGTCGCCGTCTGTCGCGTCTGAAGCGACGTACTCTACATCGGAGTCGGGCAGCTCGACAGAAAGGAACTCGCCCGAGCAGCAGCAGGAGGGGGAGGAAAGGGCGGAGGGTCGCTGCTCCGACCTCAGTAGGGAGGGCGGCGGCAGCATCTGCAGGTACTGCGCCAAGTGGCACCCCGACCCGCAAACCTGCCAGGAGCACGAGCGCAGCTGCCCGCGCCGCAGCGGCGCAGACGACGacgaccaccagcagcagcagcagcagcagcaggaggaggaggaggaagcggcggcggcggtgccgcggcggccgccgccgccgccgggcaAGTACTCCAACCAGTGCCGCTTCTGCACCAAGTGGTTCCAGAAGACGAGCGTCTGCCGCGTCCATGAGAGGGAGTGTGGCCCTCTGCACGGCTACGCGGCGCCCGAGCTGGTTAGCGGCCGCGGCTCCGGCAAACGCTGCCGCTCCTGCTCGGCGCTCTTCCTGTCTAAAGCTGGCCGCAGCATCCACGAGTACCACTGCTTCCGCCGCGAGCGACAGATCCAGAGCGGCGAGCTGCCGCCGGTCGCGCCCAGTGCCGCAGAGCCGCAGTCCCAGAGCGCAGCGCTGCGCAAGCTGCCGCCGACGCCCAAGTACTGCAACCAGTGCCGCTTCTGCCGCAGGTACTTCCCGCGTGTGCCGTTGCGCCGCCTCCACGAGGCCCAGTGCGGCCCCCGTTTCGGCTaccggccgccgccgccgacgacgacgacgacgacgacgacgacgccacAGACGGTCCCCAGCCCTTCCTGTGAGGGCGCCGGCGCCGGTGAGAGGCAGTGCTCCTACTGTGGCAAGCGGTTGAAGACGTTGGCGGGCCGCAACGGGCACGAGTACTATTGCCGGCGCCGCTCCCTCCCGACGCGTCACAACCTGACCGCCAACCAGTGCCGCTACTGCCACGCGCGCTACCTCTCGCGGTCGCAGCGCCTCTCCCACGAACTCTCGTGCGCCGAGGCCTCCGGATGGCTGGATGGGCCGAAGGCGGACGCTGCGTTGCAGGCCGGTGGGAGGGATGCTGTCAAGTGCCGCTACTGCGGCAAGGGCCACCTCAAGTGGCGGTCGCTGCTCACGCACGAGTTCCACTGCCGACGTAAGGCGCCGCCGCGTGGCGAGGCGGGCTCGCAG GTGGCTGCGGAGGCGGACACGCAGGTGGTTGCGGAGGTGGGCACGCAGGAGGCTACGGAGGCGGCTGTGGAGGTGGTGGAGCCATCAGCACCAGAGGTGGTGGAGGCACCAGCACCACCTGGTGATACAGGCAGCAGTGGTGACAACGAAAAGGACGAGAGCGTCAGTCCTTCAGGCAGCACTGCGTCTGGAGACAAGAGGCAGGGCCCACTCAATCGTTGCAGTCGTTGCCACAAGTGGTGTAAGACCAAGCACGGCCGGAAGTTGCACGAAGCATATTGCTCGCGCAATTTTCATATGACTATCGCAGGAAGGTGGTACAAGTGTTCGTATTGCTCTCGAGTCTTCCTCAGACGTTGTTCTTGTGTCATGCACGAGCGTCACTGTCCCCAGGCGACAGACCGTACGTGCGACTCTGGTACAGTCAGTCGTGCAGCTGTGTCTGTTGTGCCAGAAAGACGAGAGCAGCAGTTAGGATCGACTGCCTGTGACGGTGCACAGTTACGTGGCGGATCGACAGACGAACGGGAAGTAATATTTCCAGGGCTGTCACAGTCAGAGCGGAAGAGGAAGAATGTGGACAGTCCGTCGTGTCTACCGTCAGCTGCTAATGCCAAAGAAATGGACGTCTGCATGTGCCGGTATTGCGACAAGGCTTTCAAGTACCGCGAGTGCCTGCGTACCCACgaagtgaaatgtggtgcaattgcTGCCTACCAGTATAGCACCCCGCCCCACCGTTCACCCACCTTCTTCACGTGCCCTCTCTGCCGCAAGGCCTTCAAGTTCCGCAGAAAGCTCCACAATCACTGGAAAGTCTGCAGGGCACGCACTTCTGTCGTAGCTGAAGCGGCTGAACTGAACGGGGAAGCGAAATCGACACGGGCCGTACCTGAGCGACTAGAGGGAAGTGGTGGAGGTGGAGGAGTAAAGGCGCCATTTGGCACAAAGTCCTCTCCGGGTGAAGACCCCGTGGAGTGGCGCGGCTGGCCCAGCGGCTACTCCCAGACAGTTGAGGACTCCCTTACCGACGACGACAGTGTCACCGGTGTGGCAGACTCGTCCGGGCTCAGCTGCAAGCTCTGCCACAAGGATTTCTGCTCAAGGGTGCTGCTAGAGCTGCACACACTAAACGAATGTGTCTACCAGCGCATCCGCAATGACCATGCCTACGCCCAGTGTGAGTCACCCAGTGTCGACGAGTCCACACTGATGCGCATGGCCAGAGTCGAGCTGCAGCGACTGCTGCTCTGCTCGTGCTGCGGCCGTATCTTCGGGGACCGGCAGGAACTGTCAGACCACGAGATGGCCGAGAGACAGAGGCATGGCCAGACGTCGACAGAGGCTCGAGATCAGTCTTCGGGAGACCTTGAGGCCACCCACGTGCAGAAGAGGATAAAACTCGCAGAGGCGACGCGTGAGTTGGGTCTGCATCTGGAAGGTAGAGGACAGCAAGAATCCAATTGCAGGGTGGAGCAGCTGACGGCAAATTATCAGGCAGTTGCAGCAACTGATAAACTGGAGGATGCAGACAGCAGGCGAGAATCAAATAAAAACTGTCTCCCGCGGGAAGTTCTTTTGGATGGTGATTGCCAGCAATTGAAACAGGTCTATTCAGAGGATAGCGATCAGAAGCTGGAGATAAAAAAAGAAGAGATTGATTTCCAGCACCTGGAAAGGCAGCATTTGGAGAGTGCGAATGGTGAACGAGGACTGAGTAACAAATCAGTACTTCAGATACTGGTCAAAAATAATAGTGATTGTAAGCAAGAACATCTTAAAGATGACCCCGGTAAAAAGGTTCCTTCCACCAACAGTGGACTAGAACAGGAGAGCCAAAGAGAAATAGTTCATCCGCAGCATCAGGAATGTATCTCCGATGACGACAAATGGCAATTGCAGAACAAAATGCCAAATCTGGCTCATTTGCTGCAACAACAGTGA
- the LOC126236000 gene encoding uncharacterized protein LOC126236000 isoform X1: MMGPRFRQGSCRLCLWESNSLWDIFGELAERRNFARKIEACVNIIVSKDDGLSSLICPNCIYKIELFYDFQTSCKRSDDLQKRYNGVEDAGCGDRDAAEDALPGTALHCAVSNSQKDAQGPVETIDIKEEPIDDDDDEAAVEGVDDEQFEDAEVEIEVVAVSQDRTAEGTTATEQQQQQQKEKGRGEEVVSGNGSCLQLTPPRSPSVASEATYSTSESGSSTERNSPEQQQEGEERAEGRCSDLSREGGGSICRYCAKWHPDPQTCQEHERSCPRRSGADDDDHQQQQQQQQEEEEEAAAAVPRRPPPPPGKYSNQCRFCTKWFQKTSVCRVHERECGPLHGYAAPELVSGRGSGKRCRSCSALFLSKAGRSIHEYHCFRRERQIQSGELPPVAPSAAEPQSQSAALRKLPPTPKYCNQCRFCRRYFPRVPLRRLHEAQCGPRFGYRPPPPTTTTTTTTTPQTVPSPSCEGAGAGERQCSYCGKRLKTLAGRNGHEYYCRRRSLPTRHNLTANQCRYCHARYLSRSQRLSHELSCAEASGWLDGPKADAALQAGGRDAVKCRYCGKGHLKWRSLLTHEFHCRRKAPPRGEAGSQVAAEAGSQVAAEAGSQVAAEADTQVVAEVGTQEATEAAVEVVEPSAPEVVEAPAPPGDTGSSGDNEKDESVSPSGSTASGDKRQGPLNRCSRCHKWCKTKHGRKLHEAYCSRNFHMTIAGRWYKCSYCSRVFLRRCSCVMHERHCPQATDRTCDSGTVSRAAVSVVPERREQQLGSTACDGAQLRGGSTDEREVIFPGLSQSERKRKNVDSPSCLPSAANAKEMDVCMCRYCDKAFKYRECLRTHEVKCGAIAAYQYSTPPHRSPTFFTCPLCRKAFKFRRKLHNHWKVCRARTSVVAEAAELNGEAKSTRAVPERLEGSGGGGGVKAPFGTKSSPGEDPVEWRGWPSGYSQTVEDSLTDDDSVTGVADSSGLSCKLCHKDFCSRVLLELHTLNECVYQRIRNDHAYAQCESPSVDESTLMRMARVELQRLLLCSCCGRIFGDRQELSDHEMAERQRHGQTSTEARDQSSGDLEATHVQKRIKLAEATRELGLHLEGRGQQESNCRVEQLTANYQAVAATDKLEDADSRRESNKNCLPREVLLDGDCQQLKQVYSEDSDQKLEIKKEEIDFQHLERQHLESANGERGLSNKSVLQILVKNNSDCKQEHLKDDPGKKVPSTNSGLEQESQREIVHPQHQECISDDDKWQLQNKMPNLAHLLQQQ; encoded by the coding sequence GCACTTCCGGGTACGGCTCTGCACTGCGCCGTCTCAAATAGCCAAAAGGACGCGCAGGGTCCTGTGGAGACGATAGACATCAAAGAAGAGCCTatagacgacgacgacgatgaggcGGCGGTAGAGGGCGTGGACGACGAGCAATTCGAGGATGCCGAAGTGGAAATAGAGGTGGTGGCCGTGTCACAGGACAGGACGGCAGAGGGCACCACGGCGAcggagcagcagcaacagcagcagaaggAAAAGGGCAGGGGGGAGGAGGTGGTCTCGGGGAACGGCAGCTGCCTGCAGCTGACTCCGCCGCGGTCGCCGTCTGTCGCGTCTGAAGCGACGTACTCTACATCGGAGTCGGGCAGCTCGACAGAAAGGAACTCGCCCGAGCAGCAGCAGGAGGGGGAGGAAAGGGCGGAGGGTCGCTGCTCCGACCTCAGTAGGGAGGGCGGCGGCAGCATCTGCAGGTACTGCGCCAAGTGGCACCCCGACCCGCAAACCTGCCAGGAGCACGAGCGCAGCTGCCCGCGCCGCAGCGGCGCAGACGACGacgaccaccagcagcagcagcagcagcagcaggaggaggaggaggaagcggcggcggcggtgccgcggcggccgccgccgccgccgggcaAGTACTCCAACCAGTGCCGCTTCTGCACCAAGTGGTTCCAGAAGACGAGCGTCTGCCGCGTCCATGAGAGGGAGTGTGGCCCTCTGCACGGCTACGCGGCGCCCGAGCTGGTTAGCGGCCGCGGCTCCGGCAAACGCTGCCGCTCCTGCTCGGCGCTCTTCCTGTCTAAAGCTGGCCGCAGCATCCACGAGTACCACTGCTTCCGCCGCGAGCGACAGATCCAGAGCGGCGAGCTGCCGCCGGTCGCGCCCAGTGCCGCAGAGCCGCAGTCCCAGAGCGCAGCGCTGCGCAAGCTGCCGCCGACGCCCAAGTACTGCAACCAGTGCCGCTTCTGCCGCAGGTACTTCCCGCGTGTGCCGTTGCGCCGCCTCCACGAGGCCCAGTGCGGCCCCCGTTTCGGCTaccggccgccgccgccgacgacgacgacgacgacgacgacgacgccacAGACGGTCCCCAGCCCTTCCTGTGAGGGCGCCGGCGCCGGTGAGAGGCAGTGCTCCTACTGTGGCAAGCGGTTGAAGACGTTGGCGGGCCGCAACGGGCACGAGTACTATTGCCGGCGCCGCTCCCTCCCGACGCGTCACAACCTGACCGCCAACCAGTGCCGCTACTGCCACGCGCGCTACCTCTCGCGGTCGCAGCGCCTCTCCCACGAACTCTCGTGCGCCGAGGCCTCCGGATGGCTGGATGGGCCGAAGGCGGACGCTGCGTTGCAGGCCGGTGGGAGGGATGCTGTCAAGTGCCGCTACTGCGGCAAGGGCCACCTCAAGTGGCGGTCGCTGCTCACGCACGAGTTCCACTGCCGACGTAAGGCGCCGCCGCGTGGCGAGGCGGGCTCGCAGGTGGCTGCAGAGGCGGGCTCGCAGGTGGCTGCAGAGGCGGGCTCGCAGGTGGCTGCGGAGGCGGACACGCAGGTGGTTGCGGAGGTGGGCACGCAGGAGGCTACGGAGGCGGCTGTGGAGGTGGTGGAGCCATCAGCACCAGAGGTGGTGGAGGCACCAGCACCACCTGGTGATACAGGCAGCAGTGGTGACAACGAAAAGGACGAGAGCGTCAGTCCTTCAGGCAGCACTGCGTCTGGAGACAAGAGGCAGGGCCCACTCAATCGTTGCAGTCGTTGCCACAAGTGGTGTAAGACCAAGCACGGCCGGAAGTTGCACGAAGCATATTGCTCGCGCAATTTTCATATGACTATCGCAGGAAGGTGGTACAAGTGTTCGTATTGCTCTCGAGTCTTCCTCAGACGTTGTTCTTGTGTCATGCACGAGCGTCACTGTCCCCAGGCGACAGACCGTACGTGCGACTCTGGTACAGTCAGTCGTGCAGCTGTGTCTGTTGTGCCAGAAAGACGAGAGCAGCAGTTAGGATCGACTGCCTGTGACGGTGCACAGTTACGTGGCGGATCGACAGACGAACGGGAAGTAATATTTCCAGGGCTGTCACAGTCAGAGCGGAAGAGGAAGAATGTGGACAGTCCGTCGTGTCTACCGTCAGCTGCTAATGCCAAAGAAATGGACGTCTGCATGTGCCGGTATTGCGACAAGGCTTTCAAGTACCGCGAGTGCCTGCGTACCCACgaagtgaaatgtggtgcaattgcTGCCTACCAGTATAGCACCCCGCCCCACCGTTCACCCACCTTCTTCACGTGCCCTCTCTGCCGCAAGGCCTTCAAGTTCCGCAGAAAGCTCCACAATCACTGGAAAGTCTGCAGGGCACGCACTTCTGTCGTAGCTGAAGCGGCTGAACTGAACGGGGAAGCGAAATCGACACGGGCCGTACCTGAGCGACTAGAGGGAAGTGGTGGAGGTGGAGGAGTAAAGGCGCCATTTGGCACAAAGTCCTCTCCGGGTGAAGACCCCGTGGAGTGGCGCGGCTGGCCCAGCGGCTACTCCCAGACAGTTGAGGACTCCCTTACCGACGACGACAGTGTCACCGGTGTGGCAGACTCGTCCGGGCTCAGCTGCAAGCTCTGCCACAAGGATTTCTGCTCAAGGGTGCTGCTAGAGCTGCACACACTAAACGAATGTGTCTACCAGCGCATCCGCAATGACCATGCCTACGCCCAGTGTGAGTCACCCAGTGTCGACGAGTCCACACTGATGCGCATGGCCAGAGTCGAGCTGCAGCGACTGCTGCTCTGCTCGTGCTGCGGCCGTATCTTCGGGGACCGGCAGGAACTGTCAGACCACGAGATGGCCGAGAGACAGAGGCATGGCCAGACGTCGACAGAGGCTCGAGATCAGTCTTCGGGAGACCTTGAGGCCACCCACGTGCAGAAGAGGATAAAACTCGCAGAGGCGACGCGTGAGTTGGGTCTGCATCTGGAAGGTAGAGGACAGCAAGAATCCAATTGCAGGGTGGAGCAGCTGACGGCAAATTATCAGGCAGTTGCAGCAACTGATAAACTGGAGGATGCAGACAGCAGGCGAGAATCAAATAAAAACTGTCTCCCGCGGGAAGTTCTTTTGGATGGTGATTGCCAGCAATTGAAACAGGTCTATTCAGAGGATAGCGATCAGAAGCTGGAGATAAAAAAAGAAGAGATTGATTTCCAGCACCTGGAAAGGCAGCATTTGGAGAGTGCGAATGGTGAACGAGGACTGAGTAACAAATCAGTACTTCAGATACTGGTCAAAAATAATAGTGATTGTAAGCAAGAACATCTTAAAGATGACCCCGGTAAAAAGGTTCCTTCCACCAACAGTGGACTAGAACAGGAGAGCCAAAGAGAAATAGTTCATCCGCAGCATCAGGAATGTATCTCCGATGACGACAAATGGCAATTGCAGAACAAAATGCCAAATCTGGCTCATTTGCTGCAACAACAGTGA